In Acidovorax sp. 106, the following proteins share a genomic window:
- a CDS encoding LysR family transcriptional regulator: protein MALTRFTLRQFEAFSSVAEMRSFAAASEQMGLSSSAVSQLVAELESTIGFRVFDRSTRRVELSSAGRDFLGSVKSVLRHVHMAESAASDVRNRASGVVRVGAPLVLAGAILPAAIKAFCEARPKVVIRIRDTPVDDLLDRVASGDLDLAVGPDRSGIEHVEAIPVFDSPWVLWCSPAHPLAQRKSLKWADLRNAHIVSAGRDHERSVAQMRLNAPEGSRVFPVDVVDNVSTALGIAAQGLAATLAPAYISVMAMPLGLVMRRVKEPEAIRQVCIYRSTVRASPPAAEAFAEFLKEWLQQWQAVQARQTRAPRATAR from the coding sequence ATGGCTCTCACACGGTTCACCCTCAGGCAGTTCGAAGCCTTCTCCAGCGTTGCTGAAATGCGCAGCTTTGCGGCTGCAAGCGAGCAGATGGGCCTGTCTTCATCTGCGGTCAGTCAACTCGTTGCGGAGCTGGAGTCCACCATTGGTTTTCGTGTGTTTGATCGCAGCACGAGGCGCGTAGAGCTGTCCAGTGCTGGCAGAGACTTTCTGGGCTCGGTCAAATCAGTGCTGAGACACGTTCACATGGCCGAATCTGCAGCCTCTGACGTCAGAAACAGGGCCTCCGGGGTCGTGCGCGTTGGCGCGCCCCTGGTGCTTGCGGGGGCCATTCTTCCTGCCGCCATCAAAGCCTTCTGCGAAGCCCGTCCGAAGGTCGTCATTCGCATCAGGGATACCCCGGTCGATGACCTCTTGGATCGCGTCGCCAGCGGCGACCTGGACTTGGCTGTGGGGCCAGATCGCAGCGGCATCGAACACGTTGAGGCCATCCCCGTCTTTGACAGTCCCTGGGTACTGTGGTGCTCGCCTGCGCACCCTTTGGCGCAGCGCAAGTCCCTGAAATGGGCGGATCTGCGCAACGCCCACATCGTTTCCGCCGGACGCGACCATGAGCGAAGCGTTGCGCAAATGCGCCTCAACGCCCCGGAGGGTTCGCGGGTGTTTCCGGTGGATGTGGTGGACAACGTTTCCACCGCCCTGGGTATTGCGGCCCAAGGGCTGGCGGCGACGTTGGCGCCCGCCTATATCTCCGTCATGGCCATGCCGTTGGGCCTGGTCATGCGGCGAGTCAAAGAGCCAGAAGCGATCCGGCAGGTCTGCATTTACCGGTCCACGGTGCGCGCATCGCCTCCGGCGGCAGAGGCGTTTGCCGAGTTTCTCAAAGAATGGCTTCAGCAGTGGCAAGCTGTTCAAGCTCGGCAGACACGGGCTCCACGGGCAACTGCGCGATAA
- the hpaD gene encoding 3,4-dihydroxyphenylacetate 2,3-dioxygenase: MGQLVYAAKVTHIPRLIMSEQPGPLHGCRRDATDGLLEVGRQITEAEADTVVILDTHWLSNAAYHVNGAAQFDGVFTSSEFPTQLSELPYSYPGNPGLAFAMAHCASAAGVKTIAHQKSHLGLEYGTLVPLHFMQLDKSIRIISVSGWCAFATIDESRRVGAAFRQAIEASENRVALIASGSLSHRIHDNQDVLDRPYEISDEFNRQCDLRTLELWQAGRWAEFSAMLPSYAKACTGEGWMHDTAMLLGSLGWANYKAHANLVTPYFVASGTGQVIAQLPVEPVSAELEQLATAEAIL, encoded by the coding sequence ATGGGCCAACTTGTTTACGCCGCCAAAGTCACGCACATTCCCCGACTCATCATGTCGGAGCAGCCAGGGCCGCTGCACGGCTGCCGCCGTGATGCCACAGATGGATTATTGGAGGTGGGCCGCCAAATCACCGAAGCTGAGGCAGACACCGTCGTTATCTTGGACACGCACTGGCTGAGCAATGCTGCTTACCATGTCAACGGAGCGGCGCAATTTGACGGGGTTTTCACAAGCAGTGAGTTCCCGACGCAGTTGAGCGAGCTTCCCTACTCGTACCCGGGCAACCCTGGGTTGGCATTTGCCATGGCCCACTGCGCCAGTGCGGCGGGCGTCAAGACGATTGCGCATCAAAAGTCACACCTCGGGCTGGAGTACGGAACGCTTGTGCCGCTGCACTTCATGCAGCTCGACAAGAGCATCCGCATCATTTCGGTGTCTGGCTGGTGCGCATTCGCGACGATCGACGAAAGCCGCCGGGTGGGCGCCGCGTTTCGCCAAGCCATTGAAGCATCGGAAAACCGCGTTGCCCTGATCGCCAGCGGCTCGCTCTCCCACAGGATTCACGACAATCAGGACGTTCTGGACCGACCATACGAGATCAGCGACGAATTCAATCGGCAATGCGATCTGCGCACCCTGGAATTGTGGCAGGCCGGCCGCTGGGCCGAGTTCTCAGCAATGCTCCCGAGCTATGCCAAGGCGTGCACTGGCGAGGGATGGATGCACGACACGGCGATGCTGCTGGGCTCCCTGGGCTGGGCGAACTACAAGGCGCACGCCAACCTGGTCACGCCGTATTTTGTGGCTTCAGGGACGGGACAGGTTATCGCGCAGTTGCCCGTGGAGCCCGTGTCTGCCGAGCTTGAACAGCTTGCCACTGCTGAAGCCATTCTTTGA
- a CDS encoding MBL fold metallo-hydrolase encodes MRRFNPLSLGTAKLSLAACIGTSALITACGGSDNSFTAPFLDATLTLPAAAAPVATQSPAGTSEYQRHLDAATANAGKEFAGEQRRQWCYSVENAGAPPELQDTTVVPMTKMFDNLYYTGRRWVGQYILKTPNGYFLLDAQNSTDDAKTLTIPGLVSAGINPASLKGIMPTHGHGDHYNGAKFMQDTYGGPVYIGSEDAAALTAANARNAAVFSGSIVTTSLSTGTMTPQTLAVDGLNLTVLSTPGHTPGTFSGILPAQLSGKTYKLIFWGGTGTPTTLPLAKAYLDGSERLYQLAVTENVDGTIHTHPFADGSLAKLDAINKGTTGVKNPFLVGNASTLRSLSILRECSAAKVNALDATVINPVWLTTTTEVAASKRTGSNGTSNVAGLIRVSDPYGPVANAMVKLSLSVGSDSCTATTDAAGVASCAFLTTQPTQGGIATAQFVGTRTSTQVQLQSSASVALNQ; translated from the coding sequence ATGCGGCGATTCAATCCCCTCTCGCTCGGCACTGCCAAGCTCTCTTTGGCTGCGTGCATTGGCACCAGCGCGCTCATCACTGCTTGTGGTGGATCTGACAATTCATTCACGGCTCCCTTTCTCGACGCTACGCTCACATTGCCTGCAGCTGCAGCACCGGTGGCAACTCAATCTCCCGCAGGCACGAGTGAATATCAGCGACATCTCGACGCTGCAACGGCCAATGCCGGAAAGGAATTCGCGGGAGAACAGCGTCGCCAATGGTGTTACTCCGTCGAGAACGCAGGTGCCCCGCCTGAGCTTCAGGACACAACGGTCGTTCCTATGACCAAGATGTTTGACAACCTCTATTACACGGGACGCCGCTGGGTGGGGCAGTACATCCTGAAGACACCCAATGGCTATTTCCTTTTGGATGCGCAGAACAGTACGGATGACGCCAAGACTCTGACGATCCCTGGTCTGGTATCTGCTGGCATCAATCCCGCCTCGCTCAAAGGAATCATGCCGACACACGGTCACGGAGACCATTACAACGGCGCAAAATTCATGCAGGACACCTATGGCGGCCCTGTGTACATTGGCTCGGAAGACGCTGCGGCACTTACCGCGGCCAACGCGCGCAACGCAGCAGTGTTTTCTGGGTCTATCGTCACCACCTCGCTGAGCACCGGGACTATGACACCCCAGACACTGGCAGTAGATGGCTTGAACTTAACGGTGCTGTCTACTCCCGGCCACACTCCCGGAACGTTCTCGGGCATATTGCCGGCGCAACTGAGCGGTAAGACCTACAAGCTCATCTTTTGGGGTGGCACCGGAACGCCAACCACGCTACCGCTCGCCAAGGCATATCTCGATGGCTCAGAGCGGCTTTATCAGTTGGCCGTCACCGAGAACGTGGATGGAACAATCCACACCCATCCGTTTGCAGACGGATCGCTGGCCAAGCTCGATGCCATCAACAAAGGCACAACGGGGGTAAAGAACCCATTCCTCGTCGGAAACGCCAGCACGCTTCGTTCTTTGTCGATTCTTCGTGAGTGCTCAGCAGCGAAGGTTAACGCGCTTGACGCCACAGTGATAAATCCTGTGTGGCTCACGACGACCACTGAAGTAGCTGCTAGCAAGCGCACCGGTTCGAACGGCACCAGCAACGTGGCAGGACTGATTCGCGTCTCGGACCCTTATGGGCCTGTCGCGAACGCAATGGTCAAGCTCAGCCTGTCGGTCGGAAGCGATAGCTGTACTGCAACCACAGATGCTGCAGGCGTCGCTTCCTGCGCTTTCCTGACAACTCAACCGACACAGGGCGGTATTGCTACTGCCCAGTTCGTCGGGACGCGGACCAGTACTCAGGTCCAGCTACAAAGCTCGGCATCTGTCGCTCTCAACCAATAA
- a CDS encoding NADPH-dependent FMN reductase, protein MEKTSVTTASSPSPVRLLAISGSIRRASHCTAVLRSLQPLLPPEATLELFPLDEIPLYNADLDGDQPPVAVAQLKRAIESADGLVFCSPEYNYGIPGVLKNAIDWASRPGFASPLKGKPALIMTASPGTAGGVRAQAQIRDALAATLARPLVRQHIAIAGVATRIQEGQLVDKPTLDIIQAGLHELIEESRWIATRSTQT, encoded by the coding sequence ATGGAGAAAACCTCAGTGACCACCGCTTCGTCCCCCTCCCCCGTGCGCCTTTTGGCCATCTCGGGCAGCATCCGCCGCGCCTCGCATTGCACCGCCGTACTGCGCAGCCTGCAGCCTCTGCTGCCGCCTGAGGCGACCTTGGAGTTGTTCCCACTCGACGAGATTCCCTTGTACAACGCCGATCTGGATGGGGATCAACCGCCCGTTGCAGTAGCTCAGCTCAAGCGGGCGATCGAGAGCGCCGACGGCCTGGTTTTCTGCTCGCCAGAATACAACTACGGCATACCGGGCGTACTCAAGAATGCCATTGACTGGGCATCGCGCCCGGGCTTCGCATCGCCGCTCAAGGGCAAGCCTGCGCTCATCATGACTGCATCCCCAGGCACAGCTGGGGGCGTGCGCGCACAAGCCCAGATTCGTGATGCACTGGCAGCTACGTTAGCGCGGCCATTGGTGCGTCAACATATCGCCATTGCTGGTGTGGCGACGCGTATCCAAGAAGGTCAGTTGGTGGACAAACCAACCTTGGACATTATCCAGGCAGGCTTACACGAACTGATTGAAGAGAGCCGCTGGATTGCGACTCGCTCCACCCAAACCTGA
- a CDS encoding GntR family transcriptional regulator produces MHKIQNMYKNDAPQRTPPLVDQAFAQLRRDVLSGTYSPGSKLKLDELQAAYGFSSSPLREALSRLAQEGLIRADERRGFRVTAISAEDLIDITRMRVMLDVQALRESIEHGDDAWEAQVVAAFHRLEKAEGRLSDGPVVLDQGWTDVHTAFHMALISAGPSERLRTWSASLFDQAERYRRFSARYRKTFKNKSSEHRKLMDATLRRDADTACALLREHILGTERNVLAVLSKMEPDRGG; encoded by the coding sequence ATGCATAAAATTCAAAACATGTATAAAAATGACGCGCCTCAGCGCACCCCGCCCCTGGTGGATCAAGCCTTTGCACAACTGCGCAGGGATGTGTTGAGCGGCACCTACAGCCCTGGGTCCAAACTCAAGCTCGATGAGTTGCAAGCCGCCTACGGTTTTTCCAGCAGCCCCCTGCGGGAAGCCCTGAGCCGCTTAGCCCAGGAAGGGTTGATCCGCGCTGACGAGCGCCGGGGTTTTCGTGTCACCGCGATCTCTGCAGAAGATTTGATTGATATCACCCGCATGCGAGTCATGCTCGATGTGCAGGCGCTGCGCGAGTCCATCGAGCACGGGGATGACGCTTGGGAAGCACAGGTCGTAGCAGCCTTCCACCGATTGGAAAAGGCGGAAGGCCGACTCAGCGACGGGCCGGTTGTTTTGGATCAGGGATGGACCGACGTACACACGGCCTTTCACATGGCCCTGATATCGGCGGGTCCCTCGGAGCGCCTGCGCACCTGGAGTGCCAGCCTCTTTGACCAGGCTGAGCGCTACCGGCGTTTTTCTGCACGCTATCGGAAAACCTTCAAGAACAAATCCAGTGAGCACCGCAAGCTCATGGATGCCACTTTGCGACGTGACGCGGACACCGCTTGCGCGCTGCTGCGAGAGCATATCTTGGGCACAGAGCGCAATGTGCTGGCAGTGCTGAGCAAGATGGAACCTGATCGCGGCGGCTAA
- a CDS encoding fumarylacetoacetate hydrolase family protein, with translation MKLMSYSIGGRETWGVVLGDGVAELAGRTGHATLADFIASPDFQSRDALVEGLKADVKLAEVTFLPVIPRPEKIVCAVRNYMDHHQEVLAAGMQRELSEQPPIFLRVWRSQTPHQGPIVRPHVSDSLDWEGELAVVIGKEGRDICEADAWSHIAGYSCYNDASVREWQFHAKQIASGKNFESTGAFGPWMVTADEIAPGRELKLETRLNGAVVQSSHTGHMIFSIPRLIAYASTIFTLVPGDVIITGTPAGVGWSKKPQHFMKPGDVVEVEIEAIGVLRNPVVAQG, from the coding sequence ATGAAACTGATGTCCTACTCAATCGGCGGCCGCGAAACCTGGGGAGTCGTCCTCGGCGATGGCGTGGCCGAACTGGCAGGCCGCACTGGTCACGCCACCTTGGCCGACTTCATTGCCAGCCCGGACTTCCAGAGCCGTGATGCGCTGGTAGAGGGGCTCAAGGCTGACGTGAAGCTGGCTGAAGTGACCTTCTTGCCTGTGATTCCCCGCCCAGAAAAAATCGTCTGCGCGGTACGCAACTACATGGACCACCACCAGGAAGTGCTCGCCGCAGGCATGCAGCGCGAGTTGTCCGAGCAGCCACCGATCTTCTTGCGCGTGTGGCGTTCGCAGACGCCCCACCAGGGCCCCATCGTCCGCCCGCATGTTTCGGATTCGCTGGACTGGGAAGGCGAGCTGGCCGTGGTGATCGGCAAGGAAGGTCGCGACATCTGCGAAGCAGACGCCTGGTCTCACATTGCCGGCTACAGCTGCTACAACGACGCCAGCGTGCGCGAGTGGCAGTTTCACGCCAAGCAGATCGCGTCTGGGAAGAACTTTGAATCCACCGGTGCCTTCGGCCCCTGGATGGTGACGGCCGACGAGATCGCGCCAGGCCGGGAACTCAAGCTGGAGACACGCCTGAACGGTGCCGTGGTGCAGTCCAGCCACACCGGACACATGATCTTCTCCATCCCCCGACTGATTGCCTACGCCTCCACCATCTTCACGCTGGTACCCGGTGACGTGATCATCACCGGCACTCCAGCTGGCGTGGGCTGGAGCAAGAAGCCGCAGCATTTCATGAAGCCAGGTGACGTGGTGGAAGTGGAAATCGAAGCCATTGGCGTACTGCGCAACCCAGTGGTTGCGCAGGGCTGA
- a CDS encoding tripartite tricarboxylate transporter substrate binding protein, translating into MHRRHVLAACGTAVLGWPALPAWAQVYPERAIKLYQGFAPGGNADAIARAVGTEMAKALGQPVVVEAQSGAGGTIAATTVARAKPDGSTLLLATGGHAVAGALYNTLPYKSVADFEMVSTITFFPFLVVVNASSKIQNLREVIANAQAAPGTVGYGTAGVGSTHHLAGELLAKMARVSLLHVPYRGDAASITALLAGDVPFIIAPPTAVLTNIQAGKLRAIATTGLQRWSGLPNVPTVAEQGVAGYDVRSWAGLMAPAGTPRAVVDRLHAEVLRALQAPAVRQRLEDMGGEARGSTPEEMKTMVSHEIEKWQQVVADAKIPKQ; encoded by the coding sequence ATGCATAGAAGACATGTCCTGGCCGCCTGTGGCACGGCCGTCCTTGGATGGCCGGCTTTGCCGGCCTGGGCCCAGGTGTACCCCGAGCGAGCCATCAAGCTCTACCAAGGGTTTGCCCCCGGGGGCAACGCTGACGCCATCGCGCGCGCCGTTGGAACGGAAATGGCCAAAGCCTTGGGCCAGCCAGTCGTGGTGGAAGCGCAGTCGGGCGCCGGCGGAACCATCGCGGCCACCACGGTGGCACGCGCCAAACCTGACGGGTCCACGCTGCTATTGGCCACCGGTGGTCATGCCGTGGCGGGCGCCCTGTACAACACGCTGCCCTACAAATCGGTGGCTGACTTCGAGATGGTGTCCACCATCACCTTCTTCCCCTTCTTGGTTGTGGTCAACGCAAGCTCAAAAATTCAGAATTTGCGCGAGGTGATCGCCAATGCACAGGCAGCGCCTGGAACTGTGGGGTACGGCACTGCAGGTGTGGGCTCAACCCACCATCTAGCGGGCGAGCTGCTGGCCAAGATGGCACGCGTCAGCCTGCTGCACGTGCCCTATCGGGGCGACGCCGCATCGATCACCGCCCTACTGGCCGGCGATGTGCCTTTCATCATCGCGCCCCCCACAGCGGTGTTGACCAACATCCAGGCGGGCAAACTGCGGGCCATCGCCACCACGGGGCTACAGCGGTGGTCTGGCCTGCCCAACGTTCCTACCGTGGCGGAACAAGGCGTGGCAGGGTACGACGTGCGGTCGTGGGCGGGTTTGATGGCCCCGGCCGGCACGCCCCGCGCGGTCGTGGATCGCCTTCATGCCGAGGTTCTCCGCGCACTGCAAGCGCCTGCCGTGCGCCAGCGCCTGGAAGACATGGGGGGCGAGGCACGAGGCAGCACCCCCGAAGAAATGAAAACCATGGTGAGCCACGAAATCGAAAAATGGCAGCAGGTGGTGGCCGACGCCAAGATACCCAAACAATGA